DNA from Methanomassiliicoccus luminyensis B10:
TCGGACCGGAACCTGCCCCTGCTGGTCCTGCTGTGCTGGTACACCGCCGTGCAAATGATCGAAGAGGCCACCACGGCCGCGGCGAGTTCGGCCGGTGCGTGAGGTCATCCCATGGACCTGACGGGAGCGCTGACATGGGCGAGGCCGAGCAGGGTGAGCATGAAGTGGGAGCTGAAGAAGGGGGACGATGTGATCGGCGCGATGTCCCCGCCCCACACCTTCGGCACCAGCGTGACGGCGTCGTTCGGCGCGGATGGCTATAATATCAGGAAAGGGGGGATAAGGCACTCAGGCGCGGCCATCTGGAAGGTCGGCAGCGAGGACAAGCTGGCCACGATGGTGGTGGGCTCGCTGGGGAAGGACACCGTGATCGCGCAGGATGGTTCCACCTATCAGCTGTCCCAGCTCGGGTCGCCGGACGACTGGATACTGTCCACAGCGGACGGGAAGGATATCTTCAGCGTGCACCGGGAGACCGCGGGGAAGAAGCCCGGCGGCGTGGTGGACGTGAAGTCCCCGGACCCGCATCTGTCCGAGCTTCTCCTCCTTTGCTGGTTCGTGATCTCGACCTCGGAGCGCTGAGGGATGAGGCACTCGCCCTCGGAGGCGTGGGACCGAGAATATTCGAAGCCTGATCCATTGTGGAAAGGGCCCCCGCAGGCCGATGTGAGCGTTTCTCAGGGGGCGAGGGTGCTGGAGCTGGGCTGCGGGAACGGCAAGGCCATCGCCGCCCTCGCCAAGAACGCCTCGGAGGTGGTGGCCGTGGACATCTCGCGGGTGGCGCTGAGGGCATGCGGCGCGGCCGTTCCCTCCAAGGTAAGCTTGGCCCGGGCGGACGTGCTCCATCTCCCCTTCGCGGACCGGAGCTTCGGCGAGGTGGCGGCGTTCCACGTGCTGGAGCATATCTCCCAGCATGATCGCCCTCTCGCCGTGGAGGAGGTCCGCAGGGTCCTGGTCCCGGGCGGCATCGTGCATGTCCGAGCGTTCTCCACCAGGGACATGCGGTGCGGGAAGGGCGAGGAGATCGAGCCGATGACCTTCATGCGCGGGAACGGGATCCCGTACCACTACTTCACCGCGGACGAGCTCAGATCGCTGTTCAACGGGTTCGAGGAGGTGGAGATGAGGGAAGCGACCTCGCCCAAAAGGTTCGACGGGAAGGATTACCTCCGAGCGGAGCTGGTGGCCAAGTATCGGGCGTAGGGGTGGTCTGCGCCGGTCATCGAAGCCCCGCAGGGGAGATCGCATGCTCCGGCCGGAACATGCTCCCCGGGTCGTATTTCGATTTCAGCTCCTGAAGGCGGCCCTGGTTGCCCTTGAAGAGGCGCGCCGGCGAGCCCTCGCTCCTGGAGGTGAAGCCCGCGTAGCCCGCCCCGGTCAGGTGATGCTTCATCTCGCCCCACCCCCGGTTGGCCCAGGCGGTGTTCCGGGTATTGCTGCGCGGCTCCTTCCAAGCGGCCGCAAGATGCACGTTGAACTGCTTCTCCCGGTGAGGGAACGCGGCGGCGTCAGGGCGCGGCCTGCACACCTTTCCGTGATGGCACCATATGTGAAGGGCGGACTCGTCGGACGGGAGGGATCTGGCCATCGAGACCAGGGCCTTGATGGAGTCGTCGCTCAGCCCGGTCATGAACCCGCTTCTCCAATAGTTGATCAGGCCAGTCGGGACCGCGGGTTCGGCCACCTTGGACAGGCCATGGTACGAGGTCATCTCCAGGGAGTCGATATCCGGCCGGCCCACCCTTATCAGGGGGTCCAAGGCCTTCTCCCCCTGCTTTGCTTCTCCGTTGTAGCATATCAGCCCGGCCACGGCCGGCCCGAGGGCGGGGACCTCGGTGAGAGTGAGGATGATGTCCAGCTCGTCCGGTATGGTCTTCATGAGCCGGCGGGCCCCTCTCAGCACCTCTATGGCCATGCTCATGGGCCATGCCACCGTTCCCCCGTAGACCTTGCTGACGCTGTGGAGCTTGTACGTGAATGACGTGACAGCCCCGAAGTTACCGCCGGCCCCCCGGAGGGCCCAGAACAGGTCAGGGTGGTCCTCGGCACTGGCGGCAACAAGCTCGCCGTCCGCGGTGACGACATCGGCGGAGACGAGGTTGTCGGCGGTCAGCCCGTAGGAGCCCATCAGCCACCCCACTCCTCCATCCAGGGTGTGGCCGGAGATGCCGGCGGAAGAGAACACCCCGCAGGGGACCGCGAGGTGTGCGGCTTGGGCCTTCTTGTTCAGCTCCCCCCAGGTAAGCCCGGGGCCGACCCTGGCGGTCCGGCCGTCCTCGTCGATCACGATGTCCTTCATGAGGCCGAGGTCCAGGACCATGCCGTCCTCCTGGATCGATGAGCCGCTTACAGAGCCTCCGCCCGCCTTTACGGAAAGCAGCACGTCGTGCTCGCGGGCGAAGGCTACGCCTTCCGCCACGTCGCCCGGGCCGTTGCATCGAAGGATGAGCGACGGGCGATGGTCCACCGAACCGTTGAAAACCCTGCGAAGCTCGTCATACTCCTCGTCCCCCGGGAGGATGATCCTCCCTTCCACGCTTCCCTCGAGGCTTTCAAGATCGGCACGAGCGAGCGGACTGTCCTTCCCCATTTGATCTCCCATCATCCAGCTGGGTATTTGGATTGAGGAATATAATATGGTTCCTCATACTGTCAGTATTCATTTCTTGATGATCTTGCGTTCGGTGCCGGGGAGCTTGCGCAACTTGCCGTTGTCGAGGGCCCATTGAAAGTTCGCCTTTTCCGAAGGGGCGACGAGCACCCTGTCCCCCGGCGCGTACTTCCTGTGGGAGGCCCACTCGGTGAAGCCGGCGATCACTTTGTACACCTCGGCCTCCTCCACGGCGTTGCGGCCGGTCCTGACGCCCTTGTATTGTGAGTAGCTGCCGTTGAACACCGTCAGCTCGCCGCCCCTCAGCTCGGCCACCTTGCTGCACACCGAATCCAATAGGTAACGATCATGGGTGACGATAATGAAGGTGCCGGGGTACTCCGCCAGGGACATCTCCACAGCGTGCTTGGCCATGATGTCCAGATAGTTGGTCGGTTCATCGAGGACCAGGAAGTTGAGGTCCGAGGACAATAGGAGAGCGAGGCCGACCCGGGCCCTCTCCCCTCCGGACAGCGTGGATATCGGCCGCCCCGCGGCGGCCTGGTCGAGCTGGAAGCGGTAAAGGTACGAGCGCGCCTTGGTGCGAGCCTCACCCTCTAGGGACTTGTTGATCTGCTCAAGGGAAGTGAGCTTGGGGTCCATCATGTCATGGCCCTGGGCGAAGTACCCTATCCTCGCCCCCGGCGCCACCCAGAGGTCCCCCCGGGAGGGCAGGTCCCCCAGGATCGCTTTTATCAATGTGGTCTTCCCCGCCCCGTTCGGTCCGAACAGGCCGAGCTTGTCGCCGGTGTCCACGTCGAGGTCCAGGTCGTCAAAGATGGCCCTGCCTCCCAGCTTGACCCTCAGCTTCCGGGCGATGACCATGTTCTTCCCCGACTTCTGCGCGGCGTTGATGTCGATGGTGAGGTCCTTCTTCT
Protein-coding regions in this window:
- a CDS encoding FAD-binding oxidoreductase, whose protein sequence is MMGDQMGKDSPLARADLESLEGSVEGRIILPGDEEYDELRRVFNGSVDHRPSLILRCNGPGDVAEGVAFAREHDVLLSVKAGGGSVSGSSIQEDGMVLDLGLMKDIVIDEDGRTARVGPGLTWGELNKKAQAAHLAVPCGVFSSAGISGHTLDGGVGWLMGSYGLTADNLVSADVVTADGELVAASAEDHPDLFWALRGAGGNFGAVTSFTYKLHSVSKVYGGTVAWPMSMAIEVLRGARRLMKTIPDELDIILTLTEVPALGPAVAGLICYNGEAKQGEKALDPLIRVGRPDIDSLEMTSYHGLSKVAEPAVPTGLINYWRSGFMTGLSDDSIKALVSMARSLPSDESALHIWCHHGKVCRPRPDAAAFPHREKQFNVHLAAAWKEPRSNTRNTAWANRGWGEMKHHLTGAGYAGFTSRSEGSPARLFKGNQGRLQELKSKYDPGSMFRPEHAISPAGLR
- a CDS encoding class I SAM-dependent methyltransferase; the protein is MRHSPSEAWDREYSKPDPLWKGPPQADVSVSQGARVLELGCGNGKAIAALAKNASEVVAVDISRVALRACGAAVPSKVSLARADVLHLPFADRSFGEVAAFHVLEHISQHDRPLAVEEVRRVLVPGGIVHVRAFSTRDMRCGKGEEIEPMTFMRGNGIPYHYFTADELRSLFNGFEEVEMREATSPKRFDGKDYLRAELVAKYRA